The Pseudanabaena sp. BC1403 nucleotide sequence GCAACGATCACGCCGATCGCCAATTATGTGAATACACCCACGACGATCGCGATCTTAGTTTCTCTACTAGTTGCACTGATTCCCACCACGATAGGCGGTTTGCTTAGTGCGATCGGTATTGCAGGTATGGATCGCGTCGCGCAATTTAATGTTATTGCTACATCAGGTCGAGCAGTCGAAGCTTGCGGCGATATTAATACCTTAGTACTTGATAAAACTGGAACGATTACCCTTGGCAACCGCCTAGCTGATGAATTTATCCCAGTTAATGGACATTCACTTTCAGAAGTAGCCACTGTGGCTCTTGCCGCAAGCATCTTTGATGAAACTCCAGAAGGGCGCTCCATCGTGCAGCTAGCCGAACAATTAGGAGCGATCGCTACTTTTGATCGCGACCAAGCTAAAGGTATTGATTTCTCCGCACGTACTCGCATGAGTGGGACTGATTTACCAAATGAGATCGAAGTTCGCAAGGGAGCCGTGGATGCGATTCGTGGATTTGTGCGATCGCGATCGGGTGAAGTGCCTGAAGAATTTGAAGCCGCCTATGAGAAAGTCTCAAAACTTGGTGGCACGCCTTTGGGCATATGTCAGGGCGGCGATCTCTATGGGGTGATTTATCTCAAAGATATTGTCAAATCAGGACTGCGAGAAAGATTCGATCAATTGCGTCGGATGGGTGTGCGCACGATCATGCTCACAGGCGATAACCAAATCACTGCCTCAGTAATTGCCGAGGAAGCAGGAGTCGATGACTTCATCGCTGAAGCAACACCCGAAGACAAAATCGAAGTCATTCGTCGCGAACAGTCTCAGGGCAAACTGGTAGCAATGACAGGAGATGGCACAAATGACGCGCCAGCACTAGCCCAAGCTAACGTGGGTGTTGCCATGAACTCAGGCACACAAGCCGCCAAAGAAGCCGCAAATATGGTGGATTTAGATAGCGATCCGACTAAGTTGATTGATTTAGTTGCGATCGGTAAACAATTGTTGATTACTCGTGGCGCATTAACCACTTTCTCGATCGCAAATGACATCGCTAAATACTTCGCGATTATCCCCACCATATTTGCCGCCGCAGGGATCGGATCTTTGAATGTGATGGGACTAAAAAGCCCCCAGTCAGCAATTCTGTCAGCTCTAATCTATAACGCCCTAATTATTCCTGCCCTGATTCCGTTGGCGCTCAAAGGTGTGAAATTTCGCCCCCTCACCGCCGATCAACTATTACAGCGCAATATCCTGATCTACGGGTTAGGTGGCGTGATTGCGCCATTTATCGCCATTAAATTCATTGATGTTCTATTACCAATCATCTGAATCACGGATTAAATGGATTATGAGATTTCACGGATTTTGATGATGCTACAACCCTCAAAATTTAAGAATCGAAAAAATCTGTGTAATCCTTAAATCCGTCTAATCCGTGATTCAGGCTTTTTATTTACTCATCCATTACCTATGAAAAACCCTCTTTCTCATCATCTTACGATCGCTGATTTCACCGATCTATGGCAATTTGCAACTAAAAAGAAATATCCAAAATATCTATTTCTCACACTCTGCCTGAATCTCATCGTTGCCCCTGCTGTCTATGCCGCTAATGCTGATAGTTTTACCCGCTTTCAAGCCTACGCCTTAGGATTATTGGGAATCGTTACTTTGAGCTTCTCTATTTATCTATTTGTTGTCATGTTTCAGCCTGAGAAATTTTAAATCAATTACGAATTACGAATTATAAATTACTCAAATCTATGAACGAAATTATTAAAGCTATTCGCATCACCTTTGTCCTTTGGGTGCTAGTTGCCGTGATTTATCCTGCGGGAATATTAGCGATCGCGCAATTACCGTTTCTCTCAAATCAAGCCAATGGAAGTTTGATCCGTAATGCTCAAGGACAAGTAGTCGGTTCGGCGCTGATCGGACAACCATTTACCAGCGACAAGTATTTCAACAGCCGCCCCAGTACCTCTAGCTACAGTACCGCCGATCCCAAGAAAGATGATGCTGGTATCCTCAAGACAGGCGTTTCAGGTGCAAGCAATCTCGCGCCAAGCAATCCTGACTTGTTAAAGAGAATTAAAACGGATATATCGAAACTCCAACAATCAGGAATCTCGGCAACTGCTGATTTGGTCTATACTTCTGGCTCTAGTCTTGATCCCCATATCACGCCTGAATCAGCGAAGGCGCAAGTTGCCAGAATTGCTCAAGTCCGTAAAGTTGAACCTAGCCAACTTGAAAAGCTAATCGATCAAAATTGCGATCGCCGCTTTCTCGGTGTCTTTGGTGAGGATGGCGTGAATGTCTTGAAATTAAATTTGGCGATCGATGCGATATCAAAGGCTTAGAATAAGAAATGTAATGGCAAGGGCAATTCATGAATTGCCCTTGCCATTACATTTCTTGCCTTTGCGTAATTCCTAAAAACATCTAAAAAACCAAAATATGCCATACAACAATTACAAAAAGATTGATGAAGTACTAGGCGAATTTGAAGTTACCTATGCCGAGCAGAACTTTATCCAAATATCCGAAATAGAAGTGCCTACATACTTTGAATCTGAGATTGAGTTAACCCTGCGAGAAGGCGTATATAAAAATTCAGAATATGCCCTTTGCGAAACCTTAATTTATCCCACACTTAGAGAAGTATGGAAACTCTATAAAAATGATTTATTACTCTGGAGTCATCAGCCCCTCAATTATGATGAAAATCTATGTGGTATTCCTGACTACATGGTGGCAAAGCGATCGCCAATGGGCAAAATCTTTCTCGAAAATCCTTTCTTGATTATCGTTGAAGCTAAAAAAGATAACTTTGAAGAAGGTTGGGCGCAATGTATTGCGGAAATGATCGCTGCTCAGAGAATTAATCAAAGGCACAATCCAATATCTACGCCGATCTTTGGCATTGTATCTACTGGTGTAATTTGGGAATTTGCCCTACTTGATGAAAATCTGGGTAAGAAACATTTTATAAAAGAGATTCCCATTTATACAATCCAAAACTTAAAGTTATTATTCGCTGCACTGAGATATTTATTTGAACAGTCTAAACTACAGCTAGTGAATGTCCCTTCATCATGATTAAGACCCACCGTCGAGGTAAGCATAAAATATTTATCGGTATGAGTCCAGGGGTTGGTAAAACCTATCGGATGCTGGAAGAAGGACATCGACTGCGTTCTGAAGGAATTGATGTGGTAATTGGCTTACTGGAAACTCATAATCGGACTGAGACTGAGGAAAAAGCAATCGGCTTAGAACTTATCCCACGCCAACAGATTAAGTGGGAATCAGTAACGCTCACGGAAATGGATACTGATGCGATCGTTAAGCGACAGCCTCAATTAGCTCTAGTAGACGAATTAGCTCATACCAACGTCCCTAATGCAGAACGCGAAAAACGCTATCAAGATGTGGAGATCTTGCTCGAAGCTGGAATTGATGTCTATTCAACGGTAAATATTCAACATATTGAGAGCCTTAATGATACCGTAGCAAAAATTACGGGAGTGATTGTGCGTGAACGCATTCCCGATCGCATTTTAGAAAATGCTGATGAAGTGGTAGTTGTTGACGTTACTCCTGAAACTCTTCAGGAACGTCTACGAGATGGCAAAATCTACGCTCCTGAAAAAATTGATCAATCGCTAAATAACTTCTTTCAGCGTCGCCATTTGATTGCTTTACGAGAGTTGGCTCTGCGCGAAATCGCTGACAATATCGAAGATGATTTTGAATCTCATGATCAGTCAGGTTCCGCAACAACTATTATCTGTAATATTCATGAACGGGTTTTAGTCTGCGTTTCCACCTATCCCAATTCACTCCAATTATTGCGAAGAGGAGCAAGAATCGCGGGATATATGCACGCCCAACTCTATGTTTTATTTGTGAATGATCCTGATCGCTTTTTAACCAAAGCCGAAAGTCTACATATTGAGACCTGTGAACGCCTCTGTAAAGAGTTTGCAGGTACTTTTATTCGAGTGCGAAATAGTCAGCCTTTAGATGCGATCGTGGATACGGCAAAAAATTATCGAATTACGCAAATTGTGATGGGTGAAAGCCAGAAGTCACGCTGGCAAATCCTGTTTAAGGGATCGCTCACGCAAAGGATTTTACGAGTACTCAAAAATGTGGATATTCATATCATCTCCACTAGTAAAACTGGAGATGGTGGTATATAGTCGCTTTAAACCCAGCAACCTGATGGGTTTAAAGCAGATTCTCATAGGGAATACGCGGAACTTCAAAGCGATCGCTAGTTCGACAATAGTAAGCTGGTGAACCCATTCGACCGATAGGAGCAAATCCATTAATATGGAGGTGATTGCCAAGCAGTGCATCATCCACATGAAACATGACCACTTGTCCGATGATCAGTGTGTATATTCCCAAAGGCTGTTGGCTATGCAGTACACATTCTAGGCTGGCTTTTGCTTCTTCTACTCGCGGAACCTTAATCCGTTTTGATGCTGCTGCATGTAAACCAACTGCTGTGAGTTCACTCTCATCTGAGGGAAAGTTTGCCGCAGAAATATTCATGGCAGATAAAAGATCTTCTGTCACCAAATTAACCACAAACTCGCCGCTAGTAATGATGTTTGCGGCTGTATCCTTCATGCTGCCATCGTCTTTATTACCAATGCTGATGATTAGGTATAGAGGGTCACTCCCGATCGCATTAAAAAAACTGAAGGGAGCAAGATTGATCACTCCTTCAGAATTTTGCGAAGTTACCCATGCGATCGGTCGCGGTACGACCAGATTTGTTAACAGTTTGTAGTTGTCTTGTGGTGATGTTGAGTTGGGATCAATATGCATAGGAAATAGTCAACCTCTAGATATGCTGAATATAGCAGTTTGCCAATGAGCATATGCTCATTGGCTATAGGGCGAGTACAAGCTTAACGATTGAGGGCACTCATATTTTGGGCGGGATAGCGATCGCCTGCGGCAATGCCCTGAGGTGCGACAGCATCAATACGGCTGAGATCTTCAGGGGTTAGAGTTACGGTCGCAGCACCAATGTTTTCTTCCAAATAAGTACGGCGTTTTGTCCCAGGAATCGGCACGATATAGTCGCCTTGGGCAAGTAGCCATGCTAAGGCTAGTTGTCCAGCAGTAACACCTTTTTCAGATGCGATCGCCTTTACTTGCTCGACTAATTGCAGATTTTTAGTGAAGTTCTCACCTTGAAAGCGTGGAGATCGGCGGCGAAAGTCATCGGCGGCGAAGTCATCGGGGGTGGAAATTGCTCCTGTCAGAAAACCTCGGCCTAATGGACTATAGGGCACAAAGCCAATTCCTAATTCTTGCAAAGTGGGCAAGATTTCATCCTCTGGGTCACGGCTCCAAAGTGAATATTCAGTTTGCAGGGCGGAAATAGGATGTACGGTCTGAGCACGTCGGATCGTGGCGGGGGCGGCTTCGGATAAGCCTAGATATCTGACTTTACCTTGTTTGACCAGTTCTGCCATTGCGCCTACAGTCTCTTCAATTGGTACTGTTACATCAACACGATGTTGATAATAGAGGTCAATTACATCTACTCCTAAACGCTGTAATGAGGCATCACAAGCCTGTTGAACATATTCTGGCTTGCCGCTAATGCCTAGCCATCCACCATCAGCACTGCGAACATTGCCAAATTTGGTGGCGAGGATGACGCGATCGCGGCGATCTTTAATCGCTCTACCGACTAGTTTCTCGTTGGTGAATGGCCCGTACATATCAGCGGTATCGAGGAAGTTCACACCAAGGTCTAGGGCATGATGAATTGTCGCGATCGCTTCTTGTTCATCACCACTGCCATAAAACTCGGACATTCCCATACAGCCAAGTCCCAGTTCTGAAACTTCTAGTCCTTGATTACCCAGTTTTCTTGTTTTCATGGATTTGTTCCTTTTTGGTTGTAATAATTCGAGCATTATCGATTTTTTATTTTCAAATGAGTGCATACTCATTTGAATAGGACTTACGCAAAAGAACGAGATGTAGGGGCAATTCATGAATTGCCCCTACGATAAAATGAGGATTTTAGGGCATTTTTGCGTAAGTCCTATTGAAAATAAAAAATCAGTCCCAGTAGGGTTTTTGAGTTTTCATTTTGCCGTAGGCAAATTGAAAACCGTTATAGAATTGCTGGATCGAGTTGATCAATCAATTCTTGAGCAGCAGTTTCGGCTTTGAGAGAGATGTGAACTGAATGATTGATTTTTCCTGCTTGAACCATTGCGATATAAGTAGGAAGATGATACGAGTCTTCCTCATTGGTAATTTCTTTCTCCTCCAATTCCTTATAGTAAGCAATTTTTTTACTGATAATTTCAAGGCTATGATTAAGCTCTTGCTGGCTGGCAAGAACTGCATTGTAATGCTCTTCCAATAGCAATCGTCTTTGATGTGCTGAAGAAAGTCCTTGTCGGCGAAGCTCTGCAAACTGCTGCATTTGACGGATTGGCATTTTCGTAGTTCGTAATTTAGTTAGAAACCTGACACAATCCAGATCATAGTTTGTAAATCTACGATACCCACTATCATCTCGATTGATTGAATCAAGAAGATTCATGCGTTCGTAATAGCGCAATGTATGTGCACTTACACCAGTCATCAGTGAGGCTTCTTGAATTGTGAATGTCCTTTCCATAGAACTAACTCTAAACGTTAGAGTGCACTCTAAGTCAAGTACTATTTTTTAACATCACCTTAGTGGCTTACACAAAATAAAAACCCAAAAAATATAGCGGCGGGCGTAGCCCGCCGCTATATTTTTTGGGTTTTTATGGATCATTTTTAACTGATGTTACGTGGAATTCAGAATGTGAATCTCCTACTGCTAGCATGACAGGGCTGCACGGGGGCGCAGCCCCTACCCCAACAATTTAGATTTTGTAAGTACTGTGCCCACCTCGTGCTAACCCTATATACTATCTGCGATTTATAGACCTTCGACATCAGGCGCAGCAGCAATTTTGTAGACTAGGATCACTTTGGATTGAGAATAGGGTGGGAGATGCAAATGCCAATTGCAAAAACCGTTGATATCGGGTTGGATGCGATCGCTGGTTTCATCCTGAACTACTTCAATTTTTACCTTCTCCAATTCTGAGACAGGCATTCGCTCAGTCATGGTGATTTTTCTAGCTTCATCGCCAATATTTGAGAGAAAGATACTGACAGTGTTGGTAATAGTATTCCATTGGGTGAGATGATTCTTTTCTCGTTTTTGTGACTGGGTGCGCTGGACACGCATATTTGCATCAGTTCCCCAACCAAGGGCAAATTTTTCTTGGGGAGCGATAAAAGATACAGTTGTTCGTCCGACATATTCTGTAGATCGTACTAGATCTACGGGGCCAGCCAAAATTGGCAATGTGGAATTATTAGTTTGTTCACTTTTAAGAACGACTTGCAGAG carries:
- a CDS encoding flavin reductase family protein encodes the protein MHIDPNSTSPQDNYKLLTNLVVPRPIAWVTSQNSEGVINLAPFSFFNAIGSDPLYLIISIGNKDDGSMKDTAANIITSGEFVVNLVTEDLLSAMNISAANFPSDESELTAVGLHAAASKRIKVPRVEEAKASLECVLHSQQPLGIYTLIIGQVVMFHVDDALLGNHLHINGFAPIGRMGSPAYYCRTSDRFEVPRIPYENLL
- the kdpB gene encoding potassium-transporting ATPase subunit KdpB, producing the protein MAGLYPRAIRDAFRKLNPRIAVRNPVMFMVWVGTIVTLLVTIDPNLFGNVQADPTQQRILNGSITLILFLTVVFANFAEAIAEGRGKAQADSLRTTRSDTIASKVLPDGTIQPTSSTELRRGDLVKVKIGEMIPADGEVIAGLASVDESAITGESAPVLKQPGTDIASSVTGGTRVVSDELTIKISADPGQGFIDRMISLVEGAERTKTPNEIALTVLLTVLTQVFLIVVATITPIANYVNTPTTIAILVSLLVALIPTTIGGLLSAIGIAGMDRVAQFNVIATSGRAVEACGDINTLVLDKTGTITLGNRLADEFIPVNGHSLSEVATVALAASIFDETPEGRSIVQLAEQLGAIATFDRDQAKGIDFSARTRMSGTDLPNEIEVRKGAVDAIRGFVRSRSGEVPEEFEAAYEKVSKLGGTPLGICQGGDLYGVIYLKDIVKSGLRERFDQLRRMGVRTIMLTGDNQITASVIAEEAGVDDFIAEATPEDKIEVIRREQSQGKLVAMTGDGTNDAPALAQANVGVAMNSGTQAAKEAANMVDLDSDPTKLIDLVAIGKQLLITRGALTTFSIANDIAKYFAIIPTIFAAAGIGSLNVMGLKSPQSAILSALIYNALIIPALIPLALKGVKFRPLTADQLLQRNILIYGLGGVIAPFIAIKFIDVLLPII
- a CDS encoding potassium-transporting ATPase subunit F, whose translation is MKNPLSHHLTIADFTDLWQFATKKKYPKYLFLTLCLNLIVAPAVYAANADSFTRFQAYALGLLGIVTLSFSIYLFVVMFQPEKF
- a CDS encoding universal stress protein, giving the protein MIKTHRRGKHKIFIGMSPGVGKTYRMLEEGHRLRSEGIDVVIGLLETHNRTETEEKAIGLELIPRQQIKWESVTLTEMDTDAIVKRQPQLALVDELAHTNVPNAEREKRYQDVEILLEAGIDVYSTVNIQHIESLNDTVAKITGVIVRERIPDRILENADEVVVVDVTPETLQERLRDGKIYAPEKIDQSLNNFFQRRHLIALRELALREIADNIEDDFESHDQSGSATTIICNIHERVLVCVSTYPNSLQLLRRGARIAGYMHAQLYVLFVNDPDRFLTKAESLHIETCERLCKEFAGTFIRVRNSQPLDAIVDTAKNYRITQIVMGESQKSRWQILFKGSLTQRILRVLKNVDIHIISTSKTGDGGI
- a CDS encoding aldo/keto reductase, which produces MKTRKLGNQGLEVSELGLGCMGMSEFYGSGDEQEAIATIHHALDLGVNFLDTADMYGPFTNEKLVGRAIKDRRDRVILATKFGNVRSADGGWLGISGKPEYVQQACDASLQRLGVDVIDLYYQHRVDVTVPIEETVGAMAELVKQGKVRYLGLSEAAPATIRRAQTVHPISALQTEYSLWSRDPEDEILPTLQELGIGFVPYSPLGRGFLTGAISTPDDFAADDFRRRSPRFQGENFTKNLQLVEQVKAIASEKGVTAGQLALAWLLAQGDYIVPIPGTKRRTYLEENIGAATVTLTPEDLSRIDAVAPQGIAAGDRYPAQNMSALNR
- the kdpC gene encoding K(+)-transporting ATPase subunit C, which translates into the protein MNEIIKAIRITFVLWVLVAVIYPAGILAIAQLPFLSNQANGSLIRNAQGQVVGSALIGQPFTSDKYFNSRPSTSSYSTADPKKDDAGILKTGVSGASNLAPSNPDLLKRIKTDISKLQQSGISATADLVYTSGSSLDPHITPESAKAQVARIAQVRKVEPSQLEKLIDQNCDRRFLGVFGEDGVNVLKLNLAIDAISKA
- a CDS encoding MerR family transcriptional regulator, with the translated sequence MERTFTIQEASLMTGVSAHTLRYYERMNLLDSINRDDSGYRRFTNYDLDCVRFLTKLRTTKMPIRQMQQFAELRRQGLSSAHQRRLLLEEHYNAVLASQQELNHSLEIISKKIAYYKELEEKEITNEEDSYHLPTYIAMVQAGKINHSVHISLKAETAAQELIDQLDPAIL